The Rathayibacter caricis DSM 15933 genomic sequence GCTCGCTGTAGACCTCGGGGGTCGACAACCCCTGCTCCGAGAGCACGAGGACCCACTCGAACCGGCCCTTGGCCAGGGCCGGGCTCAGCTCGTCGCCGCGGCCCACTCCGATCGCCGTGCCGCCGGTGAAGGCGAAGGGCACGTCCGCGCCCAGGCTCGCGGCGATGCCCAGCAGCTGCTCGCGGGTGCACGCCGTGCCCCAGAGCGCGTCGCAGGCGAGGAGCGTGGCGGCGGCGTCGGCCGATCCGCCGCCCATGCCGCCCGCGATCGGGACGTTCTTCTCGATCTCGAGATGCACGCCCCGGCGGTACCCCGTGGCCCGAGCGAGCGCTCTCGCGGCCTTGATGGCGAGGTTGCTGCCGTCGACCGCGAGGCCGGACGTGTCGATCGAGCCGGAGAAGGCGACCGAGAAGTCCGGAGCCGCGCTGGCGCGCACGTCCTCGTAGAGCGACAGCGACTGGAACGCCGTGGCGAGCTCGTGGTAGCCGTCGTCGCGGACCGCCCCCACTTTGAGGAAGACGTTGATCTTGCCGGGAGCCCGCGCGTGGACCACGGTCGACGTCGCGCGAGCAGCCATGCCTCCAAGCTACAGGGTGGCGGAGGGGCCCTCGTCCCGGTCCGAGCCGTCGTCGTCGGGGTCGTCCGAGCCCGAGTCGGGCAGCACCCCGCCCCGCGTCGGCACGAGTGCCGGATCCAGGGTCCGGCCCAGCGCGACGAACGACTCCACGGTCAGCTCCTCGCCCCGGGCGGTCTGCGGGACGCCCGCGGACTCGAGGGCGGTGATCGCCGCGGCACTGTCGCCGAAGAGCGTGGCGAGCGACTGCCGCAGCATCTTCCTCCGCTGGG encodes the following:
- a CDS encoding 4-(cytidine 5'-diphospho)-2-C-methyl-D-erythritol kinase — encoded protein: MAARATSTVVHARAPGKINVFLKVGAVRDDGYHELATAFQSLSLYEDVRASAAPDFSVAFSGSIDTSGLAVDGSNLAIKAARALARATGYRRGVHLEIEKNVPIAGGMGGGSADAAATLLACDALWGTACTREQLLGIAASLGADVPFAFTGGTAIGVGRGDELSPALAKGRFEWVLVLSEQGLSTPEVYSELDRHRERHLHDFRPISASPSVDPNVLQALRAGDAAMLADAMHNDLQAPALHLQPGLARILERGEQSGALGGLVSGSGPTVAFLAADADAALELQLELTTARYKAVRVTGPVHGARLLSI